The genomic interval TCCTACCTACGAAGCAGTTTGCACAGGTACTACAGGTCATGCAGAAGCGGTTAAAATCGAATTCAATCCTGCTGAAATTAGTTACGAGCTGCTTTTAGAAGTTTTTTTTGCTACGCATGATCCCACAACTTTAAATCGTCAAGGAAATGATAGAGGGACACAATATAGAAGTGAGATTTTCTATACTAACAATCAGCAAAAACAATTAGCGGGAGCATACATTGAATTCCTTACGCAAGAGCAGGCCTTTCCGGATCCAATAGTGACAAAAATAACTGAAGCGACGACTTATTATGTTGCTGAGAATTACCATCATAACTATTATAGTGGTAATAAAGAACAGGGATATTGTTCTTTTGTAATTACACCAAAACTTGAAAAATTCAAGAAGATTTATTCCGATATATTAAAATAATAACACTATTTGTGTTTTGAATCTTCTGGGGTAAAATTGTAAATAATGTA from Flavobacterium ovatum carries:
- the msrA gene encoding peptide-methionine (S)-S-oxide reductase MsrA, with the translated sequence MNQSIENEVAIFGGGCFWCTEAFFTELKGVQSIAPGYIGGEVVNPTYEAVCTGTTGHAEAVKIEFNPAEISYELLLEVFFATHDPTTLNRQGNDRGTQYRSEIFYTNNQQKQLAGAYIEFLTQEQAFPDPIVTKITEATTYYVAENYHHNYYSGNKEQGYCSFVITPKLEKFKKIYSDILK